One Fusobacterium nucleatum genomic window carries:
- a CDS encoding barstar family protein: MKYIRIICLYLKKYISDKQFENIFYQDIDSFQNALEEEVYWNILSSNFNKKEDIITINTYLYNYMLKNYKLIYDEISDAYIENLINSNEDNVVIDILKKRYEQKEEVFINFYNINNKLELIFSIKKALNLPHHCGNNWDAIEDFIDDTILPKKIILHNWNNIKEKFPQDAIILRRILNKINPKYCTVLYD, encoded by the coding sequence ATGAAGTATATTAGGATTATTTGTTTATATTTAAAAAAATATATTTCAGATAAACAGTTTGAAAATATTTTTTATCAAGACATAGATAGTTTTCAGAATGCCTTAGAAGAAGAAGTGTATTGGAATATTTTATCTTCAAACTTTAATAAAAAGGAAGATATAATTACTATAAATACATATTTATATAATTATATGTTAAAGAATTATAAATTAATATATGATGAGATAAGTGATGCATATATAGAAAATTTAATTAATTCTAATGAAGATAATGTAGTTATAGATATTTTAAAAAAGAGATATGAACAAAAAGAAGAAGTTTTTATAAATTTTTACAATATTAATAATAAATTAGAATTAATTTTTTCTATCAAAAAAGCCTTGAATCTTCCTCACCATTGTGGTAATAATTGGGATGCAATTGAAGATTTTATTGATGATACTATTCTTCCTAAAAAAATTATTTTACATAATTGGAATAACATAAAAGAAAAATTTCCTCAAGATGCAATAATTTTAAGAAGAATTTTAAATAAAATAAATCCAAAATATTGTACAGTTTTATATGATTAA
- a CDS encoding ISL3 family transposase, which produces MISLSLANFIKTILNIQDDNISFPEEDYCQIIQKGNYVIKVFKGFIKSSYCSCPHCNSKNIVKNGSRERNIKFIPFQNYNIKLNLSIQRRICKDCKKTFSPSTSIAKDNSNISNNLKYTIAQELQENISLTFIAKKYNLSISSVQRIMDECYSDFKVNKDHLPETMCIDEFKSVKNIDGAMSFVFADYQTKNIIDIVEDRKLNSLTEYFSRFSLEARNNVKYICMDMYSPYISLVKSIFPESEIVLDKFHIVNLVSRAFNQTRISIMNSLKDDSLKRKLKLFWKLLQKYYPDLCQEPYYCPSFKYKLSTKKKVDYLLEKSTELDVNFNIYQDILQAIRHNNFKRFENIVKKNLAKKKKVSKQMLTALKSLKKYMKYIENMFKSNITNRLIEGLNDKIKSIKRTAFGYSNFSNFKKRILIQAGIISISA; this is translated from the coding sequence GTGATTTCATTGTCTCTAGCTAATTTTATCAAAACTATCTTAAATATTCAAGATGATAATATTTCTTTTCCAGAAGAAGATTATTGTCAGATTATTCAAAAAGGTAATTATGTAATTAAAGTTTTTAAAGGTTTTATTAAATCTAGTTATTGTTCTTGTCCTCATTGTAATTCTAAAAATATTGTTAAAAATGGTTCTAGGGAACGTAATATTAAATTTATTCCTTTTCAAAATTACAATATTAAACTTAATCTTAGTATACAAAGGCGTATCTGCAAAGATTGTAAAAAAACTTTTTCTCCTTCTACTAGTATTGCTAAAGACAATTCTAATATTTCTAATAACCTTAAATACACTATTGCGCAAGAACTTCAAGAAAATATTTCTCTTACTTTTATTGCTAAGAAGTACAATCTTTCTATTTCTTCAGTTCAAAGAATTATGGATGAGTGTTACTCTGATTTTAAGGTTAATAAAGACCATTTACCTGAAACTATGTGTATTGATGAGTTTAAATCAGTTAAAAATATTGATGGCGCTATGTCTTTTGTTTTTGCTGATTATCAAACTAAAAATATTATTGATATTGTTGAAGATAGAAAATTAAATTCCTTGACAGAATATTTTTCAAGATTTTCACTTGAAGCTAGGAATAATGTAAAATATATCTGTATGGATATGTATTCTCCATATATTAGTTTAGTAAAATCTATTTTTCCTGAGTCTGAGATAGTATTAGATAAATTTCATATTGTTAATCTAGTTAGTAGAGCATTTAACCAAACTAGAATATCCATAATGAATTCTCTTAAAGATGATTCATTAAAAAGAAAATTAAAACTATTTTGGAAGTTACTCCAAAAATATTATCCTGACCTTTGTCAAGAACCATATTATTGTCCAAGCTTTAAATACAAACTTAGCACTAAGAAAAAAGTGGACTATCTTCTAGAAAAAAGTACTGAATTAGATGTTAATTTTAATATATATCAAGATATTCTTCAAGCAATAAGACATAATAATTTTAAAAGATTTGAAAATATTGTAAAGAAAAATCTAGCCAAAAAGAAGAAAGTATCTAAACAAATGCTTACAGCTTTAAAGAGTTTAAAAAAATATATGAAATATATTGAAAATATGTTTAAATCAAACATTACAAATAGGTTGATAGAAGGTTTAAATGATAAAATTAAGTCAATAAAGAGAACAGCATTTGGATATTCAAATTTTAGTAATTTTAAAAAGCGCATATTAATTCAAGCAGGAATTATATCAATTAGTGCTTAA
- the hrcA gene encoding heat-inducible transcriptional repressor HrcA — MRISEREKLVLNAIVDYYLTVGDTIGSRTLVKKYGIELSSATIRNVMADLEDMGFIEKTHTSSGRIPTDMGYKYYLTELLKVEKITQEEIENISNVYNRRVDELENILKKTSTLLSKLTNYAGIAVEPKPDNKKVSRVELVYIDEYLIMAIIVMDDRRVKTKNIHLPYPITKEEVEKKADELNAKIRNNEIAINDIEKFFTESTDIIYEYDDEDELSKYFINNLPSMLKNENIAGVTDVIEFFNERKDIRELFEKLIEQKAQENSKSNVNVILGDELGIKELEDFSFVYSIYDIGGAQGIIGVMGPKRMAYSKTMGLINHVSREVNKLINSMEKDKNKRV; from the coding sequence ATGAGGATTTCTGAAAGAGAAAAACTTGTTCTCAATGCTATTGTAGATTATTATCTTACGGTTGGGGACACAATAGGTTCCAGAACATTGGTAAAAAAATATGGAATAGAACTCTCATCTGCTACAATACGTAATGTTATGGCTGACTTGGAGGATATGGGATTTATTGAAAAAACTCATACTTCATCAGGGCGTATTCCAACAGATATGGGATACAAATATTACCTAACAGAGCTTCTAAAAGTAGAAAAGATAACACAGGAAGAGATAGAAAATATTAGCAATGTGTATAATCGTAGAGTTGATGAATTAGAAAATATTTTGAAAAAAACCTCTACTCTACTTTCAAAGCTAACTAATTATGCAGGTATAGCTGTTGAGCCAAAGCCTGATAATAAAAAAGTTAGCAGGGTGGAGCTCGTTTATATAGATGAATATTTAATTATGGCAATCATTGTTATGGATGATAGAAGAGTTAAGACAAAAAATATTCACTTACCTTATCCAATTACAAAGGAAGAAGTTGAGAAGAAGGCAGATGAATTAAATGCTAAGATTAGAAACAATGAAATTGCTATAAATGATATAGAGAAATTCTTTACAGAAAGTACAGATATTATTTATGAATATGATGATGAAGATGAACTTAGCAAGTACTTTATAAATAATCTTCCAAGTATGTTAAAAAATGAAAACATTGCTGGAGTTACAGATGTTATTGAATTTTTCAATGAAAGAAAAGATATAAGGGAATTATTTGAAAAACTTATAGAGCAAAAAGCACAGGAAAATTCAAAATCTAATGTAAATGTAATCCTTGGAGATGAGTTAGGTATAAAAGAATTAGAAGATTTCAGCTTTGTCTATTCAATATATGATATAGGTGGAGCACAAGGAATAATTGGAGTTATGGGACCTAAGAGAATGGCATATTCTAAAACAATGGGACTTATAAACCATGTAAGTAGAGAAGTAAATAAATTAATTAATTCAATGGAAAAAGATAAAAATAAAAGAGTTTAG
- the grpE gene encoding nucleotide exchange factor GrpE produces the protein MKDKDIKEEVLKEEINKEVNEELKNEEVKEETHEHEHKHGGHTCCGKHGHKHNDEEIGKLKAEIEEWKNEYLRKQADFQNFTKRKEKEVDELKKFASEKIITQFLGSLDNLERAIESSIESKDFDSLLKGVEMIVKNLKDIMSAEGIEEIKTEGAFDPVYHHAVGVEASEDFKEDEIVKVLQKGYMMKGKVIRPAMVIVCKK, from the coding sequence ATGAAAGATAAAGATATTAAAGAGGAAGTTCTAAAGGAGGAAATAAACAAAGAAGTTAATGAAGAACTGAAAAATGAAGAAGTAAAAGAAGAAACTCATGAGCATGAACATAAACATGGTGGACACACTTGTTGTGGAAAACACGGACATAAACATAATGATGAAGAAATAGGAAAACTAAAAGCTGAAATAGAAGAATGGAAAAATGAATATCTAAGAAAGCAAGCAGATTTTCAGAACTTTACTAAAAGAAAAGAAAAGGAAGTTGATGAACTTAAAAAATTTGCTTCTGAAAAAATTATTACTCAATTTTTAGGAAGTTTAGATAATCTTGAAAGAGCAATTGAATCTTCTATTGAAAGTAAAGATTTTGACTCACTGTTAAAAGGTGTAGAAATGATAGTAAAAAATTTAAAAGATATTATGTCAGCTGAGGGTATAGAAGAAATAAAGACAGAAGGAGCTTTTGATCCAGTATATCATCATGCAGTTGGTGTTGAGGCAAGTGAAGATTTTAAAGAAGATGAAATTGTAAAAGTGTTACAAAAAGGTTATATGATGAAAGGTAAAGTCATAAGACCAGCAATGGTTATAGTATGTAAAAAATAA
- the dnaK gene encoding molecular chaperone DnaK, translated as MSKIIGIDLGTTNSCVAIMEGGNVTIIPNSEGARTTPSVVNIKDNGEVVVGEIAKRQAVTNPTSTVSSIKTHMGSDYKVEIFGKKYTPQEISAKILQKLKKDAEAYLGEEVKEAVITVPAYFTDSQRQATKDAGTIAGLDVKRIINEPTAAALAYGLEKKKEEKVLVFDLGGGTFDVSVLEISDGVIEVISTAGNNHLGGDDFDNEVINWLVTEFKKETGIDLSNDKMAYQRLKDAAEKAKKELSTLMETSISLPFITMDATGPKHLEMKLTRAKFNDLTKHLVEATQGPTKTALKDANLDTKDIDEILLVGGSTRIPAVQEWVENFFGKKPNKGINPDEVVAAGAAIQGGVLMGDVKDVLLLDVTPLSLGIETLGGAFTKMIEKNTTIPVKKSQVYSTAADDQTAVTINVLQGERSRAADNHSLGTFNLEGIPAAPRGVPQIEVTFDIDANGIVHVSAKDLGTGKENRVTISGSSNLSKEEIERMTKEAEAHAEEDKKFQELVEARNRADQLISSTEKILKENPDKVSEEDKKNIEAAIEELKKVKDGDDKSAIDSAMEKLSQASHKFAEELYREAQAQAQAQQQAGANAGSDKKDEDVAEAEVVD; from the coding sequence ATGAGTAAAATAATAGGAATTGATTTAGGAACAACAAACTCTTGTGTAGCAATAATGGAAGGTGGAAATGTAACAATAATACCAAACTCTGAAGGAGCAAGAACAACTCCATCAGTTGTAAATATTAAAGATAATGGAGAAGTAGTTGTGGGAGAAATAGCAAAAAGACAAGCTGTTACAAATCCTACTTCAACAGTAAGTTCAATCAAAACTCATATGGGTTCTGATTACAAAGTAGAAATTTTTGGAAAGAAATATACTCCACAAGAAATTTCTGCTAAAATATTACAAAAATTGAAAAAAGATGCTGAAGCTTACTTAGGAGAAGAAGTTAAAGAAGCAGTTATCACAGTACCAGCTTACTTTACTGACTCTCAAAGACAAGCTACAAAAGATGCTGGAACAATAGCAGGATTAGATGTAAAAAGAATTATAAATGAACCAACTGCTGCTGCTCTTGCATATGGACTTGAAAAGAAAAAAGAAGAAAAAGTATTAGTATTTGACCTTGGTGGAGGAACATTTGACGTATCTGTTCTTGAAATATCAGATGGTGTTATAGAAGTTATATCAACAGCAGGAAACAACCACTTAGGTGGAGATGATTTTGATAATGAAGTTATAAATTGGTTAGTTACAGAATTTAAGAAAGAAACTGGTATTGATTTATCAAATGATAAAATGGCTTACCAAAGATTAAAAGATGCAGCTGAAAAAGCTAAAAAAGAATTATCAACATTAATGGAAACTTCAATTTCATTACCATTCATAACTATGGATGCAACAGGACCTAAACACTTAGAAATGAAATTGACAAGAGCAAAATTCAATGATTTAACAAAACATTTAGTTGAAGCAACACAAGGACCTACAAAGACTGCATTAAAAGATGCAAATCTTGATACAAAAGATATAGATGAAATCTTACTTGTTGGAGGTTCTACAAGAATACCAGCAGTTCAAGAATGGGTTGAAAACTTCTTTGGAAAGAAACCTAACAAAGGAATAAACCCTGATGAAGTTGTTGCCGCTGGTGCTGCAATACAAGGTGGAGTATTAATGGGAGATGTTAAAGATGTATTACTTCTTGATGTAACTCCATTATCATTAGGAATAGAAACTCTTGGTGGAGCATTTACTAAGATGATAGAAAAGAATACTACTATCCCTGTAAAGAAATCTCAAGTATATTCAACAGCTGCTGATGATCAAACAGCAGTTACTATAAATGTATTACAAGGAGAAAGATCAAGGGCAGCTGATAACCATAGTTTAGGAACTTTCAATTTGGAGGGTATTCCTGCTGCTCCAAGAGGTGTACCTCAAATAGAGGTTACATTTGATATAGATGCCAACGGTATAGTTCATGTATCTGCAAAAGATTTAGGAACAGGAAAAGAAAATAGGGTAACTATCTCTGGTTCAAGTAACCTTTCAAAAGAAGAAATTGAAAGAATGACTAAGGAAGCTGAAGCTCATGCTGAAGAAGATAAGAAATTCCAAGAATTAGTTGAAGCTAGAAATAGAGCAGACCAATTAATATCCTCTACTGAAAAGATTTTAAAAGAAAATCCTGATAAAGTAAGTGAAGAAGATAAGAAAAATATAGAAGCTGCTATTGAAGAATTGAAGAAAGTTAAAGATGGTGATGATAAATCTGCAATAGACTCAGCTATGGAAAAATTATCTCAAGCATCTCATAAATTTGCAGAAGAATTATATAGAGAAGCTCAAGCACAGGCTCAAGCTCAACAACAAGCTGGAGCTAATGCAGGTTCTGACAAAAAAGATGAAGATGTAGCAGAAGCAGAAGTTGTAGACTAA
- a CDS encoding methylated-DNA--[protein]-cysteine S-methyltransferase, giving the protein MKNIKGISFLYNKEIGYLEIIEEKDGISEISFLGNIDTEKRKSLYNIFNESPLTKKCSQQLEEYFNGKRKEFNIKLDIKGTEFQKQCWKTLTKVPYGETISYSDEAKMIGNDKAVRAVGSANGKNCIPIIIPCHRIISKDGKLGGYSGGEGGNKGIEIKKYLLELEKKFK; this is encoded by the coding sequence ATGAAAAATATTAAAGGGATTTCATTTTTATACAATAAAGAAATAGGCTATTTAGAGATAATTGAAGAAAAAGATGGTATAAGTGAAATAAGTTTTTTAGGAAATATAGACACTGAAAAAAGAAAAAGTCTATATAATATTTTTAATGAATCTCCTTTAACAAAAAAATGTAGTCAACAATTAGAAGAATATTTTAATGGAAAAAGAAAAGAATTTAATATTAAATTAGATATTAAAGGAACTGAATTTCAAAAACAATGTTGGAAAACTTTAACAAAAGTACCTTATGGAGAAACTATTTCATATAGTGATGAAGCTAAAATGATAGGAAATGATAAAGCAGTTAGAGCTGTTGGTTCAGCCAATGGCAAAAATTGTATTCCAATAATTATTCCTTGTCACAGAATTATATCAAAAGATGGTAAACTTGGTGGATATAGTGGTGGTGAAGGTGGAAATAAAGGTATTGAGATAAAAAAATATTTATTAGAGCTTGAAAAAAAGTTCAAATAA
- the dnaJ gene encoding molecular chaperone DnaJ, whose translation MAKRDYYEVLGVDKNASENDIKKAYRKAAMKYHPDKFANASDAEKKDAEEKFKEINEAYQVLSDNEKKQQYDQFGHAAFEQGGAGFGGGFNAGGFDFGDIFGDIFGGGGGFGGFEGFSGFGGSSRRSYVEPGNDLRYNLEITLEEAAKGVEKTIKYKRTGKCEHCHGTGAEDDKMKTCPTCNGQGTIKTQQRTILGVMQSQSVCPDCHGTGKVPEKKCKHCRGTGTAKETVEKKINVPAGIDDGQKLKYAGLGEASQNGGPNGDLYIVIRIKSHDIFLRDGENLYCEVPISYSTAVLGGEVEVPTLNGKKTVKVPEGTESGKLLKVSGEGIKSLRGYGKGDIIVKFTIETPTKLTDKQKELLQKFEESLNEKNYEQKSNFMKKVKKFFKDIID comes from the coding sequence ATGGCAAAAAGAGACTATTATGAAGTCCTTGGAGTAGATAAAAATGCAAGTGAAAATGATATAAAGAAGGCATATAGAAAAGCTGCTATGAAGTATCACCCTGATAAGTTTGCAAATGCAAGTGATGCAGAAAAAAAAGATGCAGAAGAAAAGTTTAAAGAAATTAATGAAGCTTATCAAGTTCTTTCAGATAATGAAAAGAAACAACAATATGACCAATTTGGACATGCTGCATTTGAACAAGGTGGAGCAGGTTTTGGTGGTGGTTTCAATGCAGGAGGCTTTGACTTTGGAGATATTTTTGGAGATATCTTTGGGGGTGGAGGTGGCTTTGGAGGTTTTGAAGGATTTAGTGGATTTGGTGGTTCTTCAAGAAGAAGCTATGTAGAGCCTGGAAATGATTTAAGATATAATCTTGAAATAACTTTGGAAGAAGCAGCAAAAGGCGTAGAAAAAACTATTAAATATAAAAGAACTGGTAAATGTGAACATTGTCATGGAACAGGTGCAGAAGATGATAAAATGAAGACTTGTCCTACTTGTAATGGGCAAGGAACTATCAAAACTCAACAAAGAACTATATTAGGAGTAATGCAATCTCAATCAGTTTGTCCTGACTGCCATGGAACAGGAAAAGTACCTGAAAAGAAATGTAAACATTGTCGTGGAACAGGAACTGCAAAAGAAACTGTTGAAAAGAAAATTAATGTGCCAGCAGGTATAGATGATGGACAAAAATTGAAATATGCAGGTTTAGGGGAAGCAAGCCAAAATGGTGGGCCTAATGGAGATTTATATATAGTTATTAGGATAAAATCGCATGATATTTTCTTAAGAGATGGAGAAAATCTATATTGTGAAGTTCCAATTTCATATTCAACTGCTGTTTTAGGTGGTGAAGTAGAAGTTCCAACTTTAAATGGAAAGAAGACTGTAAAAGTACCAGAAGGAACAGAAAGTGGAAAATTACTTAAAGTCAGTGGAGAAGGAATAAAATCTCTTAGAGGGTATGGAAAGGGAGATATAATTGTTAAATTTACAATAGAAACTCCAACAAAACTTACTGATAAACAAAAAGAATTATTACAAAAATTTGAAGAAAGTTTAAATGAAAAAAATTATGAACAAAAATCTAACTTTATGAAAAAGGTTAAGAAATTCTTTAAAGATATAATTGATTGA
- a CDS encoding flavodoxin → MAKSLIVYYSLSGKTKKVVDILEKLTNADIYEIELEKPYTKLTAYTIGLGHCKTGYEPPIKNEIDLSTYDKIFIGGPAWWFTYAPPINSFIKKYDLSDKIIYPFGTATSNFRSYFERFSKECKAKEIKKPLKILRSTLNKGLEEAIKSWLNEEYNK, encoded by the coding sequence ATGGCTAAGTCATTGATTGTCTATTATTCATTAAGTGGAAAAACAAAAAAAGTTGTTGATATATTAGAAAAGTTAACTAATGCAGATATATATGAAATAGAATTAGAGAAGCCTTATACTAAACTGACTGCTTATACAATAGGATTAGGACATTGTAAAACAGGATATGAGCCTCCAATAAAGAATGAGATTGATTTATCTACTTATGATAAAATTTTTATAGGTGGACCAGCTTGGTGGTTTACCTATGCACCCCCTATTAATTCTTTTATAAAGAAATATGATTTAAGTGATAAAATTATTTATCCTTTTGGTACTGCTACAAGTAATTTTAGAAGTTATTTTGAAAGATTTAGTAAGGAATGTAAGGCTAAGGAAATAAAAAAGCCATTAAAAATTTTAAGATCTACACTTAATAAAGGTTTAGAAGAAGCAATTAAATCTTGGTTAAATGAAGAATATAATAAATAA
- the tnpB gene encoding IS200/IS605 family element transposase accessory protein TnpB: MKTKIIKRAYKFRIYPTLEQISFFAKSFGYVRKVHNLMLDDRKKAYEEYKSTGIKTKYPTPAKYKEEYPYLKEVDSLALANAQLNLEKAYKNFLKNKDFGFPKYKCKSNPVQSYTTNNQNTIYIKDSYIKLLKLKSLVKIKLHRKIKGIIKSVTISKNSINHYFASILCEEEIEELTKTNKNIGIDLGIKEFATMSDCTKVENLRLSKEYEKKLKREQRKLSRRCKFAKGSDKKLSDSRNYQKQKKKVAKIHNKIRNKRKDFINKLSTKIINNHDIICIEDLNIKGMLKNHKLTKSISDVSWSEFVRQLEYKANWYGRKIIKVPTFYPSSKTCSCCGNIKETLKLSERIYHCEYCGLEIDRDYNASINILRKGLEISKEEKVS; encoded by the coding sequence ATGAAGACCAAAATAATTAAAAGAGCATATAAATTCAGAATATACCCTACCTTAGAACAAATTAGCTTTTTTGCTAAGTCTTTTGGTTATGTTAGAAAAGTTCATAACCTTATGTTAGATGATAGAAAGAAAGCTTATGAAGAATATAAATCAACAGGAATTAAAACTAAATATCCTACTCCTGCTAAATATAAAGAAGAATATCCTTATCTAAAAGAAGTTGATAGTTTAGCGCTTGCTAATGCACAATTAAATTTAGAAAAAGCCTATAAAAATTTTCTTAAGAATAAAGATTTTGGTTTTCCAAAATATAAATGTAAATCTAATCCTGTACAAAGCTATACTACAAATAATCAAAACACAATATATATTAAAGATAGCTATATAAAACTTCTTAAACTAAAATCACTAGTTAAAATCAAATTACATAGAAAAATAAAAGGTATAATTAAATCAGTAACAATAAGTAAAAATAGTATTAACCATTATTTTGCTTCAATATTATGTGAAGAAGAAATAGAAGAATTAACAAAGACTAATAAAAATATTGGAATAGATTTAGGAATAAAAGAATTTGCAACAATGAGTGATTGTACAAAAGTAGAAAATTTAAGGCTATCAAAAGAATATGAGAAAAAACTGAAAAGAGAACAAAGAAAACTATCAAGAAGATGTAAATTTGCTAAAGGTAGTGATAAAAAACTTTCAGATAGTAGGAATTATCAAAAGCAAAAGAAAAAAGTAGCAAAAATACATAATAAAATTAGAAATAAAAGAAAAGACTTTATAAATAAGTTGAGTACAAAAATTATCAATAACCACGATATAATTTGTATAGAAGACTTAAATATAAAAGGAATGTTAAAAAATCACAAACTTACTAAAAGTATATCAGATGTAAGTTGGAGTGAATTTGTAAGACAATTAGAGTATAAAGCAAATTGGTATGGAAGAAAGATTATAAAAGTACCTACATTTTATCCAAGTAGTAAGACTTGTTCTTGTTGTGGTAATATAAAAGAAACTCTAAAATTATCAGAAAGAATATATCATTGTGAATATTGTGGGCTAGAAATAGATAGAGATTATAATGCAAGTATAAATATATTAAGAAAAGGTTTAGAAATATCAAAAGAAGAAAAAGTAAGCTAG